In Corvus moneduloides isolate bCorMon1 chromosome 3, bCorMon1.pri, whole genome shotgun sequence, one DNA window encodes the following:
- the MANEA gene encoding glycoprotein endo-alpha-1,2-mannosidase, with amino-acid sequence MARFRRRTCIILLLFILFICSIMMALKTLRPDRAGFGDPFGLGLLPELQQRTVLLDSKQNSLNRAQGDTVTRVSNLHSIAVNTMKASLSPVKKLEEELSSPNYNFHIFYYTWYGNPQFDGKYIHWNHPLLPHWDPKIANNYPKGRHTPPEDIGANFYPELGSYSSKDPTVIEAHMKQMRSASTGVIVLSWYPPGMADENGEPTDDLVPVVLDYAQKYNLKVTFHIEPYKDRDDRSMYHNVKYIIDKYGSHPAFYRHKTSTGRLLPMFYVYDSYVTIPEIWANLLTVSGSQSIRNTPYDALFIALLVEERHKHDIHRSGFDGMYTYFATNGFSYGSSHHNWAGLKAFCDSNNLMFIPSVGPGYIDTSIRPWNNHNTRNRVNGKYYETAFSAALLVRPEIISITSFNEWHEGTQIEKAVPKRTGQVVYLDYKPHKPNVYLELTQKWSEKYRKEQEQWLM; translated from the exons ATGGCAAGATTTCGCAGAAGAACATGCatcattttgttgctttttattttgtttatttgctcCATAATGATGGCTTTGAAGACGCTGAGACCTGACAGAGCTGGCTTTGGGGATCCATTTGGACTTGGTTTGTTGCCGGAGCTTCAACAACGGACAGTGCTTTTAGACAGTAAACAGAATTCCCTAAATAGGGCTCAAGGAGATACTGTAACACGTGTCAGTAATTTGCATAGCATTGCTGTCAATACTATGAAGGCATCTTTGTCTCCAGTAAAAAAGCTGGAAGAGGAACTGTCTTCTCCTAATTATAACTTTCACATATTCTACTATACTTGGTATGGCAATCCACAGTTCGATGGTAAATATATTCACTGGAATCATCCACTGTTGCCACATTGGGATCCCAAAATTGCAAACAATTATCCAAAGGGAAGGCATACTCCTCCTGAGGACATTGGGGCCAACTTTTATCCCGAACTTGGATCTTACAGTTCCAAAGACCCTACTGTCATAGAAGCCCACATGAAACAAATGCGTTCAGCTTCTACTG GTGTAATAGTGCTTTCATGGTACCCACCAGGTATGGCTGATGAAAATGGAGAACCAACTGATGATTTGGTGCCAGTTGTTTTGGACTATGCACAAAAATATAATCTAAAG GTCACTTTTCACATCGAACCTTACAAAGACAGAGATGATCGCAGCATGTACCACAATGTCAAGTACATAATTGACAA ATACGGAAGCCATCCAGCCTTTTACAGGCATAAGACCAGCACAGGCAGACTTCTTCCTATGTTTTATGTCTATGACTCTTACGTAACAATTCCTGAAATATGGGCAAATCTGTTAACTGTTTCTGGATCCCAGAGTATTCGAAATACTCCATATGATGCATTATTCATTGCACTTCTTGTAGAAGAAAGACATAAGCATGACATTCACAGAAGCGGTTTTGATGGAATGTACACGTACTTTGCCACCAATGGCTTCTCCTACGGCTCATCTCATCATAATTGGGCAGGTTTAAAAGCCTTTTGTGATAGTAACAACTTAATGTTTATTCCAAGTGTGGGGCCAGGTTATATTGATACCAGTATCCGACCATGGAACAACCACAACACCCGGAACCGTGTCAACGGGAAGTATTACGAGACTGCCTTCAGTGCAGCCCTTCTGGTGCGaccagaaattatttccattacATCTTTTAATGAATGGCACGAGGGAACACAGATTGAAAAAGCTGTCCCTAAACGGACTGGACAGGTAGTTTACCTTGATTATAAACCCCATAAACCAAATGTTTACCTAGAGCTTACTCAGAAGTGGTCTGAGAAGtacagaaaagaacaagaacagTGGCTTATgtga